In Pseudonocardia sp. C8, one genomic interval encodes:
- the purU gene encoding formyltetrahydrofolate deformylase: protein MNPERRFVITLSCPDRTGIVARIATFLAGLGASITEAAYHADVEAGMFCTRQVVDADSVPCDVDELRERFAPVAAELGGVHRIADSGVRKRAVLLVTKDQHCLHDLLGRVWAGELPVEITKVIGNHRLLEPVVTAHGVPFHHVPFPAADDPMREQGKVTAFEEIRELVDADDPDAIVLARFMQVLPAHLCEAWAGRAINIHHSFLPSFAGARPYHQAHRRGVKLIGATCHYATADLDAGPIIEQDVIRVDHGDTAADMVRRGRDIERLVLARGLRWHLEDRVLIQGNRTVVFH from the coding sequence GTGAACCCCGAGCGCCGCTTCGTCATCACGCTGTCCTGCCCGGACCGCACCGGCATCGTCGCGCGGATCGCGACGTTCCTCGCCGGGCTCGGCGCCTCGATCACCGAGGCCGCCTACCACGCCGACGTCGAGGCCGGGATGTTCTGCACCCGCCAGGTCGTCGACGCCGACTCGGTCCCCTGCGACGTCGACGAGCTGCGCGAACGGTTCGCCCCGGTCGCGGCCGAACTCGGCGGGGTGCACCGGATCGCCGACTCCGGCGTCCGCAAGCGCGCGGTGCTGCTGGTGACGAAGGACCAGCACTGCCTGCACGACCTGCTGGGCCGGGTGTGGGCCGGGGAGCTCCCGGTCGAGATCACGAAGGTGATCGGCAACCACCGGTTGCTGGAGCCGGTCGTCACCGCGCACGGGGTGCCGTTCCACCACGTTCCGTTCCCGGCGGCCGACGACCCGATGCGGGAGCAGGGCAAGGTGACGGCGTTCGAGGAGATCCGCGAGCTGGTCGACGCCGACGACCCGGACGCGATCGTCCTCGCCCGGTTCATGCAGGTCCTGCCCGCGCACCTGTGCGAGGCCTGGGCCGGTCGGGCGATCAACATCCACCACAGCTTCCTGCCCTCGTTCGCCGGGGCGCGGCCGTACCACCAGGCGCACCGGCGCGGGGTGAAGCTGATCGGCGCGACCTGCCACTACGCCACCGCCGACCTCGACGCGGGCCCGATCATCGAGCAGGACGTCATCCGGGTCGACCACGGCGACACCGCCGCCGACATGGTGCGGCGCGGGCGGGACATCGAGCGGCTGGTGCTGGCCAGGGGACTGCGCTGGCACCTGGAGGACCGGGTGCTGATCCAGGGCAACCGGACCGTGGTGTTCCACTAG
- a CDS encoding aminotransferase class V-fold PLP-dependent enzyme — translation MNGLRRELYPGADAAVYLDAAAVGIVSTRVADAMAHAVSRHQLRGIADAADRAAELVAARRAVAELVGGDADRVAFTQNTSTGLALVVNGICWAAGDNVVVPAGEFPSNLYPWVHLQPRGVELRRVPMRDGRAPTGDILAAIDARTRVVAVSAVQYSSGHRNDLAALGDACRQRDCLLVVDGTQAVGALVIDTDGSGIDVLAASAHKWMLGPLGIGFVHLSPRALRDLRPSTVGWLSVQEPFRFGSEPDLARDARRLESGTENVAGIAGLLAAVTLALEIGPARVEAHVLDRTAELAELLAERGWTARRDPRPETWSGILVATGGDAEAAHPRLLEAGVRCSLRGGGIRFAPHYYTGTPDLRATVAALA, via the coding sequence GTGAACGGACTCCGGCGGGAGCTGTACCCGGGCGCCGACGCCGCCGTCTACCTCGACGCCGCGGCGGTCGGGATCGTCTCCACCCGGGTCGCCGACGCGATGGCCCACGCCGTGTCCCGCCACCAGCTGCGGGGGATCGCCGACGCGGCCGACCGGGCCGCCGAGCTCGTCGCCGCACGGCGCGCCGTGGCAGAGCTGGTCGGCGGCGACGCGGACCGGGTGGCGTTCACCCAGAACACCTCGACCGGTCTGGCGCTCGTCGTGAACGGGATCTGCTGGGCCGCGGGCGACAACGTCGTCGTCCCGGCCGGGGAGTTTCCGTCGAACCTCTACCCGTGGGTGCACCTGCAGCCGCGCGGGGTCGAGCTGCGCCGGGTCCCGATGCGCGACGGCCGCGCCCCCACCGGGGACATCCTCGCGGCGATCGACGCGCGCACCCGGGTCGTCGCCGTCAGCGCGGTCCAGTACTCCTCCGGCCACCGCAACGACCTGGCCGCCCTCGGGGACGCGTGCCGGCAGCGGGACTGCCTGCTGGTCGTCGACGGCACGCAGGCCGTCGGTGCCCTCGTGATCGACACCGACGGGTCGGGGATCGACGTGCTCGCGGCGAGCGCGCACAAGTGGATGCTCGGTCCGCTGGGGATCGGGTTCGTCCACCTCTCGCCGCGGGCGCTGCGCGACCTGCGGCCGTCCACGGTGGGCTGGCTCAGCGTGCAGGAACCCTTCCGGTTCGGTTCCGAACCCGATCTCGCCCGCGACGCCCGCCGCCTCGAGTCGGGCACGGAGAACGTGGCGGGGATCGCGGGCCTGCTCGCCGCCGTCACCCTCGCCCTGGAGATCGGCCCGGCCCGGGTGGAGGCACACGTGCTGGACCGGACCGCCGAGCTCGCCGAGCTCCTCGCGGAACGGGGGTGGACGGCCCGGCGTGATCCCCGGCCGGAGACCTGGTCGGGCATCCTCGTCGCCACCGGGGGCGACGCCGAGGCGGCGCACCCCCGGTTGCTCGAGGCCGGTGTCCGGTGCTCGCTCCGCGGCGGGGGCATCCGGTTCGCACCGCACTACTACACCGGCACCCCGGATCTGCGGGCCACCGTGGCGGCGCTGGCCTGA
- a CDS encoding UDP-N-acetylmuramate dehydrogenase, with protein MSSPATTTTDPLLSAHTTLRLGGPAARIVRAEGPREVVDAVGSADAAGERVLLVGGGSNLVVADDGFDGTAVLLAGRGLSYECAGDVVVATVDAGEDWDDVVAATVADGFGGLECLSGIPGRTGATPVQNVGAYGVEVADLLVDVDLYDRRTRTVREHVPAAELGLAYRTSVLKGNDDAIVLRVRFALRADGRSAPIRYAELARTLGVAPETRVEPAAAREAVLGLRRGKGMVLDAADHDTWSAGSFFTNPILPVADAPQVEGLAAWPAGEGCVKLSAAGLIQNAGFARGHAGPGGRVALSSRHVLALTHRGGGTTADLLALAREVRDGVADRFGVVLHPEPVLVNCAV; from the coding sequence GTGAGTTCCCCCGCAACGACCACGACCGACCCGCTGCTGAGCGCGCACACGACGCTGCGGCTCGGCGGCCCGGCCGCCCGGATCGTCCGCGCCGAGGGGCCGCGCGAGGTGGTGGACGCCGTCGGGTCCGCGGACGCCGCCGGCGAGCGGGTGCTGCTGGTCGGCGGGGGATCGAACCTGGTCGTGGCCGACGACGGCTTCGACGGCACGGCCGTCCTGCTCGCCGGCCGCGGCCTGAGCTACGAATGCGCCGGTGACGTCGTGGTGGCCACCGTCGACGCCGGCGAGGACTGGGACGACGTCGTCGCCGCCACCGTCGCCGACGGGTTCGGCGGGCTGGAGTGCCTGTCCGGCATTCCCGGGCGCACCGGCGCCACCCCGGTGCAGAACGTCGGCGCCTACGGTGTCGAGGTCGCGGACCTGCTCGTCGACGTCGACCTCTACGACCGCCGCACCCGCACGGTGCGCGAGCACGTGCCGGCCGCCGAGCTGGGCCTGGCGTACCGGACCAGCGTGCTCAAGGGCAACGACGACGCGATCGTCCTGCGGGTCCGGTTCGCGCTGCGGGCCGACGGCCGCTCCGCCCCGATCCGCTACGCCGAGCTGGCCCGCACCCTCGGCGTCGCACCGGAGACCCGGGTCGAGCCCGCGGCCGCGCGGGAGGCCGTGCTCGGCCTCCGCCGCGGCAAGGGCATGGTGCTCGACGCCGCCGACCACGACACCTGGTCGGCCGGGTCGTTCTTCACCAACCCGATCCTTCCGGTGGCCGACGCACCGCAGGTCGAGGGCCTGGCCGCGTGGCCGGCCGGCGAGGGGTGCGTCAAGCTGTCCGCCGCCGGGCTGATCCAGAACGCCGGGTTCGCCCGCGGGCACGCCGGCCCGGGCGGGCGGGTGGCGCTGTCGAGCCGGCACGTCCTGGCCCTCACCCACCGCGGCGGCGGCACGACCGCCGACCTGCTGGCGCTGGCCCGGGAGGTGCGCGACGGGGTCGCGGACCGGTTCGGTGTGGTGCTGCACCCCGAGCCCGTGCTGGTGAACTGCGCCGTGTAG
- a CDS encoding DUF2505 domain-containing protein has product MPRSLDHRATSPHPAAAVYAAWVDRDLLEKQLQHMGGPGAGVTAYEPTPGGVRYTLRHGIPAEHLPQVVTSFIPGGDLKIDRTEEWKDAGDGRYDGTGTVKVVGTPATARSVMRIADVDGGSEIRIRAEVTVKVPFIGAKIEDAVAGQIEQLLAAETEFTLSQIP; this is encoded by the coding sequence ATGCCGCGCTCGCTCGACCACCGCGCCACCTCCCCGCATCCGGCCGCCGCGGTCTACGCGGCATGGGTGGACCGGGACCTGCTCGAGAAGCAGCTGCAGCACATGGGTGGCCCGGGCGCGGGGGTCACCGCGTACGAGCCGACCCCGGGCGGCGTCCGCTACACGCTGCGGCACGGCATCCCCGCCGAGCACCTGCCGCAGGTCGTCACGTCGTTCATCCCCGGCGGCGACCTGAAGATCGACCGCACCGAGGAGTGGAAGGACGCCGGGGACGGGCGCTACGACGGCACCGGCACCGTCAAGGTCGTCGGCACGCCGGCGACGGCGCGGTCGGTGATGCGGATCGCCGACGTCGACGGCGGGAGCGAGATCCGGATCCGGGCCGAGGTCACGGTCAAGGTGCCGTTCATCGGCGCGAAGATCGAGGACGCGGTGGCCGGGCAGATCGAGCAGCTGCTCGCCGCGGAGACCGAGTTCACGCTGAGCCAGATCCCGTGA
- a CDS encoding SDR family NAD(P)-dependent oxidoreductase: MIDANDRPTAVVTGASSGIGAATARALGAAGFHVVLGARRVERCTEIAEEIGGTALPLDVTDAGSVAALDAAVPEAKLLVNNAGGAKGLEPVAEADEEAWRWMWETNVLGTLRLTKAFLPKLEASGDGHVVTVTSIAALDFYDNGAGYTGAKHAQAMLHRTLRGELLGRPIRLTEICPGMVETEFSEVRFGGDAERAAQVYQGLTPLSAADVADTIAFAATRPSHVNIDQIVIKPRDQASGTRRHRTS, translated from the coding sequence ATGATCGACGCGAACGACCGCCCGACCGCCGTCGTCACCGGGGCCTCCTCCGGGATCGGTGCCGCCACCGCCCGCGCGCTGGGGGCGGCGGGCTTCCACGTCGTGCTCGGCGCGCGCCGGGTGGAACGCTGCACCGAGATCGCCGAGGAGATCGGCGGCACCGCGCTGCCGCTCGACGTCACCGACGCCGGGTCGGTGGCCGCTCTCGACGCGGCCGTCCCGGAGGCGAAGCTCCTGGTCAACAACGCCGGCGGCGCCAAGGGGCTGGAGCCGGTCGCCGAGGCCGACGAGGAGGCCTGGCGCTGGATGTGGGAGACGAACGTGCTCGGCACCCTGCGCCTGACGAAGGCGTTCCTGCCCAAGCTGGAGGCGTCCGGGGACGGCCACGTCGTCACCGTCACCTCGATCGCCGCCCTCGACTTCTACGACAACGGCGCCGGCTACACCGGGGCCAAGCACGCCCAGGCGATGCTGCACCGCACGCTGCGCGGGGAGCTGCTGGGCCGGCCGATCCGGCTCACCGAGATCTGCCCGGGCATGGTCGAGACCGAGTTCTCCGAGGTCCGGTTCGGCGGGGACGCCGAGCGGGCGGCGCAGGTCTACCAGGGCCTGACGCCGCTGAGCGCCGCCGACGTCGCGGACACCATCGCGTTCGCCGCCACCCGGCCCTCGCACGTCAACATCGACCAGATCGTGATCAAGCCGCGCGACCAGGCGTCCGGGACGCGGCGGCACCGCACCAGCTGA
- a CDS encoding Ig-like domain-containing protein, with product MRRLLVLLVTMIVVLGVVGAVVLAGTPARGAAPAAPAGPARAAAPAPGPPPAPPARPVRGTLNIGDGRTVGIAAPIEIRFARHVDDRAAVERALRVTTSTPVEGSWGWLPDENGGSRVHWRPKEYWPAGTQVRVDAPLEGVPFGGGNVGAADLSTSFRIGRAQVVKADARSFRMAVLRDGRPVATYPASYGVSADPGRSTRSGVHVVTEKFTDKRMTSARYGYDVVQKWAVRINNNGEFIHANPASASAQGSANVTHGCVNLSPADAKAYYDTVQYGDPVEVTGTPVRLSPRDGDVSDWTRSWEQWQRLSAF from the coding sequence GTGCGACGGCTGCTGGTCCTGCTGGTGACGATGATCGTGGTGCTCGGGGTGGTGGGCGCCGTCGTCCTCGCCGGGACCCCGGCCCGGGGCGCCGCGCCCGCCGCACCGGCCGGACCCGCCCGGGCCGCCGCGCCCGCGCCGGGTCCGCCGCCGGCTCCACCGGCCCGCCCGGTCCGCGGCACGCTCAACATCGGCGACGGCCGCACCGTCGGGATCGCCGCGCCGATCGAGATCCGGTTCGCCCGGCACGTCGACGACCGGGCGGCCGTCGAGCGGGCCCTGCGGGTGACCACGTCGACCCCGGTCGAGGGGTCCTGGGGCTGGCTGCCCGACGAGAACGGCGGCTCGCGGGTGCACTGGCGTCCGAAGGAGTACTGGCCGGCCGGGACCCAGGTGCGGGTCGACGCCCCGCTGGAGGGCGTCCCCTTCGGCGGCGGGAACGTCGGTGCCGCCGACCTGAGCACGTCGTTCCGGATCGGCCGCGCCCAGGTCGTGAAGGCCGACGCCCGGTCGTTCCGGATGGCCGTCCTGCGCGACGGCCGGCCGGTCGCGACCTACCCCGCGTCGTACGGCGTGTCCGCCGACCCGGGCCGCAGCACCCGCTCCGGGGTCCACGTCGTCACCGAGAAGTTCACGGACAAGCGGATGACCTCGGCGCGGTACGGCTACGACGTCGTCCAGAAGTGGGCGGTCCGGATCAACAACAACGGCGAGTTCATCCACGCGAACCCGGCGTCGGCCTCGGCGCAGGGCAGCGCGAACGTCACCCACGGCTGCGTGAACCTCTCGCCCGCCGACGCGAAGGCGTACTACGACACGGTGCAGTACGGCGACCCGGTCGAGGTCACCGGCACGCCCGTCCGGCTCTCACCCCGGGACGGCGACGTCTCGGACTGGACGCGCTCCTGGGAGCAGTGGCAGAGGTTGTCCGCGTTCTAG